A window of Castanea sativa cultivar Marrone di Chiusa Pesio chromosome 1, ASM4071231v1 contains these coding sequences:
- the LOC142622010 gene encoding chaperone protein ClpB4, mitochondrial: protein MASRRASSRLSKSLIGATATATAPRLSHSHPRPLSSYILRNSLPSSSRPRVFGGGVSDSNVASAKFLANTFTRHFHASTPSFYSASNGSQANPSEFTEMAWEGLVDAVNAARASKQQVVESEHLMKALLEQKDGLARRIFTKAGLDNTSVLQATDDFISKQPKVVGDTSGPIMGSYLTILLDNSHKHKKEMGDDFVSVEHLVLAFYSDKRFGKKLFSDLQLSEKDLKDAVSAVRGSQRVTDQNPEGKYEALEKYGNDLTELARRGKLDPVIGRDDEIRRCIQILSRRTKNNPVIIGEPGVGKTAIAEGLAQRIVRGDVPEPLLNRKLISLDMGSLLAGAKFRGDFEERLKAVLKEVTASNGQIVLFIDEIHTVVGAGATGGAMDAGNLLKPMLGRGELRCIGATTLNEYRKYIEKDPALERRFQQVFCDQPSVEDTISILRGLRERYELHHGVKISDSALVSAAVLADRYITGRFLPDKAIDLVDEAAAKLKMEITSKPTELDEVDRAILKLEMEKLSLKNDTDKASKERLSKLENDLTSLKQKQKELTEQWDREKALMTKIRSIKHEIDRVNLEMEAAEREYDLNRAAELKYGTLMSLQRQLEEAEKNLADFRKSGKSLLREEVTDLDIAEIVSKWTGIPLSNLQQSERDKLVHLEQVLHKRVIGQDLAVKSVADAIRRSRAGLSDPNRPIASFMFMGPTGVGKTELAKALAGYLFNTENALVRIDMSEYMEKHAVSRLVGAPPGYVGYEEGGQLTEVVRRRPYSVVLFDEIEKAHHDVFNILLQLLDDGRITDSQGRTVSFTNCVVIMTSNIGSHYILETLSSSHDSKEAVYEMMKKQVVELARQTFRPEFMNRIDEYIVFQPLDSNEISKIVEIQLNRLKDRLKQKNIDLHYTKEAVELLGMLGFDPNFGARPVKRVIQQLVENEIAMGVLRGDFKEDDSVIVDASLSAKNIPPQNRLRIKKLESSRVMDSMVAND from the exons atggCAAGCAGAAGAGCTTCTTCAAGGCTGAGCAAGTCCCTTATAGgagccacagccacagccactgCTCCTCGACTCTCACACTCTCACCCTCGCCCACTCTCCTCTTATATCCTTCGTAATTCTCTACCCTCTTCGTCTCGCCCTCGTGTTTTTGGCGGTGGTGTATCGGACAGCAATGTCGCTTCGGCTAAGTTTCTGGCCAACACTTTCACGCGCCATTTTCATGCTTCCACACCCTCCTTCTACTCCGCCTCCAACGGGTCTCAG GCTAATCCATCAGAGTTCACTGAGATGGCATGGGAGGGACTTGTTGACGCTGTCAATGCTGCACGGGCTAGCAAACAACAAGTGGTGGAATCTGAGCATTTGATGAAAGCCCTTCTGGAGCAAAAGGATGGGTTAGCCAGGAGAATATTCACCAAGGCAGGACTTGACAACACTTCAGTTCTGCAGGCTACAGATGACTTTATATCTAAGCAACCAAAG GTCGTGGGTGACACTAGTGGCCCTATAATGGGCTCATATCTTACTATCCTCTTGGACAATTCCCACAAGCATAAGAAAGAAATGGGAGATGATTTTGTGTCAGTGGAGCATCTTGTGTTGGCATTCTATTCTGACAAGAGGTTTGGAAAGAAGTTATTTAGTGACCTCCAGCTCAGTGAGAAGGATTTGAAGGATGCTGTTAGTGCTGTTCGCGGAAGTCAGAGAGTAACCGATCAAA ATCCTGAAGGAAAATATGAGGCGTTGGAGAAATATGGGAATGACTTGACAGAACTTGCAAGGCGAGGCAAACTTGATCCTGTTATAGGTCGAGACGACGAAATTCGCCGTTGTATACAGATATTATCTAggagaacaaaaaataatccTGTTATTATTGGTGAACCTGGTGTGGGGAAGACTGCCATTGCTGAAGG ATTAGCTCAACGAATTGTACGAGGGGATGTTCCCGAACCACTGTTGAATCGGAAG TTAATCTCCCTAGATATGGGTTCATTGCTTGCTGGTGCCAAGTTTCGTGGAGACTTTGAGGAAAGGTTGAAAGCTGTCTTGAAGGAGGTCACTGCTTCAAATGGGCAGATTGTCTTATTCATTGATGAGATTCATACTGTTGTTGGTGCAG GTGCTACAGGTGGTGCAATGGATGCCGGGAACTTGTTGAAACCGATGCTTGGGCGAGGTGAGCTTCGATGTATAGGAGCAACTACATTGAATGAGTACAGAAAATACATTGAGAAGGATCCTGCACTTGAACGTAGATTTCAACAAGTATTCTGTGATCAACCCTCTGTTGAAGACACAATATCCATTCTTCGTGGATTGCGAGAGCGATATGAGCTGCATCATGGTGTTAAAATATCAGACAGTGCTCTTGTTTCAGCAGCAGTTCTTGCAGATCGATACATCACAGGACGGTTTTTGCCAGATAAAG cCATTGATCTTGTTGATGAAGCCGCTGCAAAGCTGAAAATGGAGATCACTTCGAAGCCTACAGAGTTGGATGAAGTAGACAGAGCTATTCTGAAGTTGGAGATGGAAAAGCTCTCTCTTAAAAACGATACTGATAAAGCATCCAAAGAAAGGTTAAGCAAACTGGAAAATGATTTAACTTCGcttaaacaaaaacagaaagaaTTAACTGAACAGTGGGATCGTGAGAAGGCTCTCATGACAAAGATAAGATCAATAAAACACGAg ATTGATAGAGTTAACCTGGAGATGGAAGCTGCTGAGCGTGAGTATGACCTAAATCGTGCAGCTGAACTCAAATATGGAACTCTAATGTCCCTTCAACGCCAATTAGAAGAGGCAGAGAAGAATCTTGCTGACTTCCGGAAGTCTGGAAAATCTTTGCTTCGAGAAGAGGTCACTGATCTTGATATCGCTGAGATTGTAAGCAAATGGACTGGTATACCCTTATCAAATCTTCAGCAATCAGAGAGAGACAAACTAGTCCATCTGGAACAGGTTCTTCACAAGAGGGTGATTGGTCAAGATCTTGCAGTTAAATCAGTTGCAGATGCTATCCGACGATCAAGGGCAGGGTTGTCTGACCCAAATCGGCCCATAGCGAGTTTCATGTTCATGGGCCCTACAGGTGTTGGGAAAACAGAGCTTGCAAAGGCCTTAGCTGGTTATCTCTTTAACACGGAAAATGCTCTTGTCAGGATTGATATGAGCGAGTACATGGAGAAGCATGCAGTTTCACGCTTAGTTGGAGCCCCTCCTGGTTATGTTGGTTATGAAGAAGGTGGCCAGTTAACTGAGGTGGTTCGTCGAAGGCCTTATTCTGTAGTACTCTTTGATGAAATAGAGAAAGCACATCATGATGTCTTCAACATTTTGTTACAATTGTTGGATGATGGAAGGATAACTGATTCTCAAGGACGGACTGTTAGTTTCACGAATTGTGTTGTGATAATGACTTCGAACATTGGCTCCCATTATATACTTGAGACTCTTAGTAGCTCACACGATAGCAAGGAAGCAGTTTACGAAATGATGAAAAAACAAGTTGTTGAATTGGCTAGACAAACTTTCCGTCCAGAATTCATGAATCGAATCGATGAGTATATTGTGTTCCAGCCCCTGGACTCCAATGAAATAAGTAAAATAGTCGAGATACAG CTGAATCGGTTAAAAGACAGGCTCAAACAGAAGAATATTGATCTTCATTACACTAAGGAAGCTGTTGAGCTTCTTGGGATGTTGGGCTTTGACCCGAACTTTGGAGCGAGGCCAGTGAAGAGGGTAATACAGCAGTTGGTTGAGAATGAAATTGCAATGGGAGTTTTGAGAGGAGACTTTAAAGAGGATGACTCAGTTATTGTTGATGCGTCTCTGTCAGCCAAAAACATTCCTCCCCAAAACAGATTGCGGATAAAGAAACTGGAGAGCAGCCGTGTGATGGATTCCATGGTTGCTAATGACTGA